The following are from one region of the Stanieria sp. NIES-3757 genome:
- a CDS encoding Glutamine amidotransferase, class-II translates to MCQLLGMNCNVPTDICFSFEGFCARGGNTDEHRDGWGIAFFEGLGCRMFLDVQPSANSPIAELVRRYPIHSTNVIAHIRKATVGKVALENCHPFQRELWGRYWVFAHNGDLLNFPPESEEFYRPVGNTDSERAFCLILNTLRQNFPESKPPLEKLDLILQEITQQLSSKGIFNYLLSDGEHLFAYCSTKLSYIVRQAPFAAAHLIDEDITVDFQELTTPSDRVAVIATTPLTDNEVWTPIQSGELLVFQDGLPLKFE, encoded by the coding sequence ATGTGTCAACTGTTGGGAATGAATTGCAATGTGCCAACGGACATTTGTTTTTCCTTCGAGGGGTTTTGTGCGCGAGGCGGAAATACAGATGAACATCGTGATGGCTGGGGCATTGCCTTCTTTGAAGGTTTAGGTTGCCGAATGTTTTTGGATGTTCAGCCTTCTGCTAACTCTCCCATCGCAGAGTTGGTGCGTCGCTATCCCATTCACTCTACCAATGTCATTGCTCATATTCGCAAAGCGACTGTAGGAAAAGTTGCTCTAGAAAATTGTCACCCGTTTCAAAGAGAATTGTGGGGGCGTTATTGGGTATTTGCCCACAATGGAGATTTATTAAATTTTCCGCCTGAGAGTGAAGAATTTTATCGTCCTGTAGGCAATACTGACAGCGAACGAGCTTTTTGTTTAATTTTGAATACTTTACGTCAAAACTTTCCTGAAAGTAAACCACCTTTAGAAAAGTTGGATCTAATTCTCCAAGAGATTACTCAACAACTGTCAAGCAAGGGAATTTTTAATTATTTATTGTCAGATGGAGAACATTTGTTTGCTTATTGTTCGACCAAACTTAGCTATATTGTCCGTCAAGCACCCTTTGCTGCTGCTCATTTGATTGATGAAGATATAACAGTAGACTTTCAGGAGTTAACCACCCCAAGCGATCGCGTTGCTGTGATTGCGACTACTCCTCTTACCGACAACGAAGTTTGGACACCAATTCAATCGGGGGAATTGCTGGTATTTCAGGATGGTTTACCACTTAAGTTTGAGTAG
- a CDS encoding ABC-1 domain protein, which produces MFALTQKTARQREIVEVVFRNGWGYMRGLLTGGKPDEPRLPSPTVLKKVLIELGPVYVKLGQLLSTRPDLLPGRYVEALTDLQARVPPVAWNQIENLIQQELGKPIDTVFASIEPQAIAAGSIGQVHYATLVNGQPVALKVQRPGIDVVVAQDVALIRNLAELVSLTEVGKDFDIVALADEFIIAIKAELDFTLEAQYTDQLRRNLSASRWFDPQQLSIPQVYWDITTPKLLTLEWLEGKPILEAQLPAISEDKDQDTQRREITTLLFRSFFQQIYIDGFFHADPHPGNIFYLNDGRVALLDCGMVGRLDPRTQQILTEMLLAVIDLDAKRCSQLTLELAESNKPVILERLTNDYERMLRKYFNLSLAQINFSEVFYEILQVSRDNRIRLPSNLGLYAKTLANLEGVARGFDPQINLLDQIKPLMADLFRRQLLGDSPLETLLRTAIDLKSLSLRSPRQVEWLLDRVASETLKWNISIRELDSLSHTLDDSANRLSFSILVGSLIMGAAIISANASTNQLSILSDILFAAASFLGIWLIISILRSGRLK; this is translated from the coding sequence ATGTTTGCACTTACTCAAAAAACTGCCCGTCAAAGAGAAATTGTTGAGGTTGTCTTCCGCAATGGTTGGGGCTATATGCGAGGTTTACTCACTGGTGGCAAACCCGATGAACCTCGGTTACCTTCTCCCACAGTTCTCAAAAAAGTTTTAATTGAATTAGGTCCTGTTTATGTCAAACTAGGTCAACTGCTTTCTACTCGTCCCGATTTATTGCCAGGAAGATACGTCGAAGCACTGACAGATTTACAAGCAAGAGTTCCTCCTGTAGCTTGGAATCAAATTGAAAACTTAATTCAACAGGAACTAGGAAAACCAATTGATACCGTTTTTGCTAGTATCGAGCCACAAGCGATCGCAGCAGGTTCGATTGGTCAGGTTCATTATGCTACCCTTGTTAATGGTCAACCAGTAGCCCTTAAGGTTCAACGTCCTGGAATCGATGTTGTGGTTGCTCAAGATGTTGCTTTGATTAGAAATTTAGCAGAGTTAGTGTCTTTAACTGAGGTTGGCAAAGATTTTGATATTGTTGCTTTGGCAGACGAATTTATTATTGCCATCAAAGCAGAATTAGATTTTACTTTAGAAGCTCAGTATACAGACCAATTACGTCGCAATCTTAGTGCTAGTCGCTGGTTCGATCCTCAACAACTGAGTATTCCGCAAGTTTATTGGGATATCACCACCCCTAAGCTATTGACCCTTGAGTGGTTAGAAGGCAAACCAATTTTAGAAGCACAACTACCAGCAATAAGCGAAGATAAAGACCAAGATACGCAACGTCGAGAGATTACCACTCTATTATTTCGGTCTTTTTTCCAACAAATTTATATCGATGGTTTCTTTCATGCCGATCCTCATCCAGGCAATATTTTTTACCTTAATGATGGCAGAGTTGCTTTACTTGATTGTGGAATGGTAGGGCGATTAGATCCTCGTACTCAGCAGATTTTAACCGAGATGTTGCTGGCAGTAATAGATCTTGATGCTAAAAGATGCAGTCAGCTAACTTTAGAATTAGCCGAATCAAATAAACCAGTTATTTTAGAACGCCTGACCAATGATTATGAGCGGATGTTACGCAAATACTTCAATCTCAGCCTAGCGCAGATTAACTTTAGCGAAGTGTTTTATGAGATTTTGCAAGTATCTCGTGACAATCGCATTCGTTTACCCAGCAATCTGGGTTTGTATGCCAAAACCCTTGCCAATTTGGAAGGAGTTGCCAGAGGTTTCGATCCACAGATTAATCTACTCGATCAAATTAAACCCTTAATGGCGGATTTGTTTCGTCGTCAACTGTTGGGTGATAGTCCTCTTGAAACTTTACTACGAACTGCGATCGATCTCAAAAGTCTATCTTTGCGATCGCCTCGTCAAGTAGAATGGTTACTAGACCGAGTAGCTTCAGAAACTCTGAAGTGGAATATTAGTATTCGCGAGTTAGATTCTTTAAGCCATACTTTAGATGATTCAGCTAACCGACTTTCTTTTAGTATTTTGGTAGGTTCTTTGATTATGGGAGCAGCGATTATTTCTGCTAATGCTTCTACTAATCAATTATCGATTCTCAGTGATATTTTGTTTGCTGCTGCTAGTTTTTTAGGTATTTGGCTGATTATTAGTATTTTGCGATCGGGAAGATTAAAGTAG